In Nitrosomonas stercoris, the genomic stretch CGGACCATCGCAACGCTTACCGCGACAGCTAACCCCAAAACGCGCGCTGGTTTTGGACCATTGTTAACGGGGTTTGTGCGAGCGCCTTATGATGACCTGGAAGCGGTTAATCAGGTTGCAGCAACCAATAAGGAAGTGGTGGCTATTCTGTTGGAAACCTATCAGGGAGAAGGGGGAGTACATTTTCCACAAGCGAGTTATTTGCAAGGGTTGCGTAAAATTTGTGATCAAAATAACTGGTTGTTGATGCTGGATGAAGTGCAATGCGGGTTAGGGCGATCAGGTAAGTGGTTTGCTTTTCAGCATAGTAATATTTTGCCAGATGTTATGACTTTGGCTAAAGGATTGGGATCAGGTTTGCCAATTGGCGCTTGTTTGGCAGGTGGTAAAGCAGCAAATGTGTTTAAGCCGGGTAATCACGCTTCTACCTTTGGTGGCAATCCATTGGCTTGTCGCGCTGCCTTAACAACATTAGACATTATTGAAGAAGAAGGATTGATGGCTAATGCGGTGAGTGTGGGTAATTTTATACAAGAAGAATTTAGAAAAAGATTGCATGCCTGGCAAGATGTGGTGAAAATTCGTGGCCAAGGCATGATGATTGGTATTGAACTACCTGTTCCTTGTGGACAACTTGTATCAGAAGCATTAAGGCGCCGTTTGTTGATTAATGTAACCTCCGACAGAGTAGTGCGCTTGCTGCCAGCTTTGAATATGCAACGCGCAGAAGCGGAGCAGATTGTAGCTGCAACAGCCGAGTTGATCGTCCAGTTTCTTGAGCATCATAAAGAATAATCAGTGAGGTAAGCTTCCTGTTCGTTTTTTTATTCTGAACAGATTTTCCATGTGATGAGTATGCGCTGTTTTTGTCTATCATAGATTTATGTATTTCTAGCTATTTTTAACAAGAATCATTTATGCAAATTAAGCATTTTTTACAATTCAAAGATTTTGATCGGCAGGAATATGAATATTTGTTTGATCGGGCGCGCTGGATTAAAAATGAATTCAAACAATATCGTCGTTACTGGCCATTGGCCGATCGTACGCTAGCAATGATTTTTGAGAAACATTCGACACGCACGCGTCTTTCTTTTGAAGCGGGTATGCATCAACTGGGAGGCAGTGCGATTTATTTATCGACGCGCGACACCCAATTAGGGCGTGGAGAATCAGTAGAAGATGCCGCCAGAGTCATTTCAAGAATGGTTGATATTATTACTGTCCGTACGCATGGTCATGAAATAATTGAGCGTTTTGCGGAAAATTCACGGGTGCCAGTTATCAATAGTTTGACGGATGAATATCATCCTTGTCAGATTCTGGCCGATATTTTTACCTTTATTGAACATCGCGGCAGCATCACAGGCAAAACAATTGCCTGGATTGGAGATTCAAACAATATGTGCAACACCTGGTTGCAAGCTGCTGAAATTTTTGATTTCAATGTACATGTATCCACTCCACCAGGATATGAAGTAGAGCCTGAACGTGCTGGTTTATATGGTACTGACCACTATGAGCAATTTACTTCACCGCATGAGGCAGTGAAGGAAGCAGATCTGGTGACAACAGATGTATGGACCAGTATGGGGTTTGAAGCTGAATCAGCCGCGCGAAAAAATGATTTTGCAGATTTTTGTGTGGATGCGGAGATGATGGCTGGTGCAAAAAAAGAAGCATTGTTTATGCATTGTTTACCTGCGCATCGGGGAGAAGAAGTAGCGGCAGAGGTGATTGATGGCCCACAATCAGTAGTATGGGATGAAGCTGAAAATAGATTGCATGTACAAAAAGCGCTATTGGAGTATTTGTTGTTGGGCGAGGTCAATGTTCGGTAATCTTTGACCGACTGGAAATTTTCAACTATAAAAATATGAATAAGATTAAAAAAGCAGTATTGGCTTTTTCAGGCGGATTAGATACTTCGGTTATCCTGAAATGGCTGCAGGATACATATCAGTGTGAAGTGGTGACTTTTACCGCTGATATTGGTCAAGGTGAGGAAATTGAGCCGGCACGTGCTAAAGCTCTGCAATTCGGAGTCAAGGAAGTATTTATCGAGGATTTGCGTGAAGAATTTGTGCGTGATTATGTTTTTCCGATGTTTCGCGCCAATACGATCTATGAAGGAGAATATCTGCTCGGCACCAGTATTGCTCGTCCGCTGATTGCAAAACGGCAGGTTGAAATTGCCCAGCAAACCGGTGCGGATGCAGTCTCTCATGGGGCTACTGGTAAAGGGAATGATCAGGTGCGCTTTGAGCTAGGTTATTATGCATTGCAGCCGAATATTCATGTGATTGCTCCTTGGCGAGAGTGGGATCTCAATTCACGTGAGAAATTGTTGGCATATGCTGAGAAACAAGGGATTCCCATTGAAATGAAGAAAAGACAAGGTTCTCCCTACAGCATGGATGCTAATCTTTTGCATATTTCCTATGAAGGACGCATTCTGGAAGATCCAGCAGTTGAGCCGGAAGAAAGCATGTGGCGTTGGACAGTTTCTCCGGAAGCGGCGCCCAATGAACCTGAATATTTAGATTTGGAGTATGAGCGCGGTGATATTATCGCTTTAAATGGTGAAAAACTTTCCCCTGCAACAATATTGACGCGACTCAATCAGCTGGGTGGCAAGCACGGAATTGGCCGCCTTGATTTGGTAGAAAATCGTTATGTTGGCATGAAATCGCGCGGTTGTTATGAAACACCTGGCGGAACAATCATGTTACGCGCGCATCGTGCTATTGAATCCATCACCCTAGATCGGGAAGTGGCCCATTTAAAGGATGATTTGATGCCGCGTTATGCAGCCTTAATCTACAATGGTTATTGGTGGAGTCCAGAAAGAAAATTGTTGCAGGTGCTTATTGATGAATCCCAACAACATGTTAATGGACATGTTCGGCTGAAGCTCTATAAAGGCAATGTCATCGTAGTAGGACGTGACTCTCAAACGGATTCATTGTTTGATCCTGAGATTGCGACTTTTGAAGACGATGCGGGTGCTTATCATCAGGCAGATGCCGCGGGCTTTATCAAATTAAATGCTTTACGAATGAGAATTGCAAAACTTCATCAGAGGAACTAAAGCAGCGGACACACCATGTTTGTAAAAAGGAAGGGGGTTCCCTTCCTTTTTCTTTTTAAGCAGCTATTTATTATTCCCGCTGCTCTATCTCTATTTTTATCAGCTGATTTTGCTGATTATCTTGTTTTATTGCCTCCACCAGTCTTGTGCGATGTCTGGTACCGTTGTATTTTTATAACTAATTCAAGTTTTCTTAACTAGCTGGGCGGTGTTTCCATAGGCGTATTATGAAAAAATTCTCAGAAATATCATGGAAGTATTTATCTGTACCGGCTCGTCCTGGTCGATCAAATCAAAAGAACCGTCGACTTGCTTACACAGACTGGGGGGATCCAACTAATCGTCATGTAGTGATATGTGTGCATGGCTTAACTCGTAACTGCAGAGATTTCGATTTTCTTGCCGCCACCTTAGCACAGGATTTTAGAGTGATTTGTGTGGATCTGGCGGGAAGAGGGCGTAGTGATTGGCTGGAACGAGCTAAGGATTACAATGCTGCTACAACCTATTTGGCAGATATGGAGTGCGTACTCAAACACCTTTATCAACAAACAGATCATCGTTGCTTGTACCTCTATTGGGCTGGGGTATCCATGGGTGGGTTAGTTGGTATGCTACTAGCTGCTCGGCAGCGTTTACCTGCCGTCTGTCAGTTTAGAGCGCTGGTGATGAGTGATATTGGCCCATTTGTATCTGCTGATATTCTATCGATATTTTCGATAACAGTTGGGCAAGATCCTCGCTTTCATAGTTTGGATGAATTGGAAGCGCACATGCGCCATACCGCATTGCCTGATAGCGCACTAACAGAGGAACAGTGGCAACATATGGCGCTATATAGTGCGCGCGAATATGAGGATGGCACATTTGGTTATCGTTATGATCCGACAATTGCATCTGGTTTTCATACAGCTCATTTGAAAGATCTCGATCTGTGGGCTTATTGGAATAAACTTGATCTACCAGTGTTGGTGCTGAGGGGAGAAAAATCAGGTGTGTTATCTCCTGATATCGTCAAGCAGATGCTACATAAACCAAACGTGCAGCTTGTTGAGTTACCTGGTATCGGTCATGCGCCTATGTTAATGGATGCAGCGCAGATTAGTTTAGTGCGGAATTTTCTATTGAAATTTAAAGACGAAGGCAATGTGTCGACCAGGGAAGTATAGGATCATCAACGTCTTTATCATACTAAGTAGCAATTATCTTTTAATAGGATTCGCTCATTCCGTTATTGATGTTTGATGCGGACTCGATAGCTCAATGTTATTTTCTCATTGCTAGGAACAGTGATCAGCCATTTGGCCAAATTAGCTGCTGATTTAGTATGGGGAAAAGACTCTGAAATGATCGCCCAGTCACCAGGAATCGGTTCTTGGATATGAAGGATAATATTTTCCGCGCGAGTATTGTGAACCTCAATCTTGTGTGCAGTTTCTGTAAAGCGTTGTGAAGGAGTATCCAGTTGCTGAAAGTCAGTTTGGGTTCTTGTAGCGGTAATATCCAGTGCTTCACCTAGCTTGACACGAACAAGTTCATCTTTTGCTGTGTGATCAATACGATCTTCCCCAAGAAACTGTATGTTGCTCTGTGAATCATTTTTGTAAACACGTACAACGCCTTTTGGCAGGGGCATTTCTAGCTTTTTCCCCTTGTTTTCAAACTGTAAAAACACCTCGGGTTTTGATTGGCTATGTTGGTTGTCATATCGCCCAAAATAATAATTACCTGAACCTCGCAATAAAAATTCTTTATTGACGGGTACATCTTTGGCTGCCAGCAATGTAATTTGTTTGCTTTGATTATCTGCTAATGTGGAAGTTGAAGGGAGCGTATACAGATGGTAATCAGATAAAGATTCTTTCTTGATGGTTTGATATTCCGCAGCATCAGCGACCATGGCCATAATTTTAGGTTGGGGTGTGGTAGAAGTGGGGGTAACCACATTGACATTTCCAGCAACGAGTTGCAAATGGGCGTTATGGTAGGAAGCCCCACTTTGGTTAACCAATGTGACTAATCCGGTCAGGTTAATTTTGCTGTCACTTGCATTCAGTTCGGCTACGTAGTCAGCTTGCCATGAGAGACCGGAGGTCAAGTAAGATAATTCGAGTTGCCGTTCTCCGGGTGCAGGATTATCTAATATCAGTGAAAGAGTAGGGCGATCGTACAGCTGTTTGGAAATATCAGTAAAAGCGATGCTGCCCGTTGGGTTGGTTTCGATCCGATCAGAAAATTGTAACACCAGTCCCCCGGTAACTGCGAGTACTGTTGCTGTTTCTGTTGTTTTCTCTCCAGTTGTAGGATGAGTGTAAATGACATTAATGGAACGGCCAAGATAGCTTTTTAACAGACTTTCAGGGGTGAGCGGATCAAAGTTGAAGCTTTGTTCTAATAACTGGAAATCAGATGGGTGTCCCGGTACGCGCAGCAAAGTTGTTTGTGGATGTATCAGTGGAGAAACCTCGCGCCAAGCTAATTTATTGACTCCTTTTTCTAGTGGAATTTTGCGTGCATCTCTAACCAGAGCCAGATTCTCGTTGTAGATAGTGATGCCAAGATGTTGCTGATTGTCGATGGGGATAGTTTGTTCTTCTATGTGTGCAGCGAATCCAGTGGTACTAATTATTACAAGTAGCAGTGGTAGTAAAATTGTAGTAAGTTTCTTTTGCATGTTTATTATTTGTATTTTTATAAGGTCTTTGTGTGAAGACGTACAGTTCATTTTATTATAAATGCTACTTTGGTAGCGTTTGTTATAAATTTGATCCATTGCAATCCCTGAATTTCCAATGAGTCAATCATATTTGTTGTGGATTATTCTTGTTTTCTCCGAGTTGGTGGATTTATCACGACGTGACATTTTCACTGATAGCAGTTTTTAATTGCTTGTTCATCAGTCATGTTGTCATCATAAGGTGAATGATAAATATCTGAGTTTGATTCAATATCTTCACCATCTTGCTGAGATTGAATGTCGCTGTTTTCTTCAATCTTATTTGGAGTAGTCAGTGTTGCCTTGATTTCATTCCTTATTTTCTGGGTGTTGGCTGCTATTGCTGCTTCATCTGCTTGAATACGAGCCTGTGCAGCTTTTACAGCCATGGCTTCAACAGCTTCTCGTGCGATAGCCCGCTCGATAGCCAGTGCATCTTGTTCGATGCGAGTTTGTATAGTCATCAAAGCGGCTGCTTCTGTCTGAATTTTGTGTAACATAGTAGCTACTGCTGTTTCAGCTGCTTGAAGTCGCTCCTCTTCTTTTGCCGTTGCTGTGATGCGATTTTGAGCAATGGATGCTGCCAATTCAGTCAACTTTAATTTTATCGTGATACGTTCTTTGGCTGCAGTTTTTGCTTGTTGGATAGCAGCGATTTGTTTTTTCTTGTGTTCGATCAAGCTGGCTTCCATTTCTGCCAATTCATTTGCTTCTTTTTCAATCTGCTTATCCAGTGCAATGCGTTCTTCGACTAATTTTCTAGCTTGAATTTCTGCTGCTGCCTTATCTTCAGCAGTTTGTTTGGCAGTGGCCTCAGCAGTGGCTCGTGTGCGCGCATGTTTAATTGCTGTTTCCTGAGCTTGAATACGTTCTTGAATAGCGTCAGTAATTGCCTGATCAGTTTGTGCTTTTTCGTTGAATATCGTTATTTCCTGTTCTTTTGCTTGTATGCGAGCTTCTGTTGCAGTGCGAGCTTCATTCTCAGCTGCGACACAGATTTGGTTTTTTTCTATCAATAGTGCATCTGCCTGAGCACGGCTCAGCGCAGCTTGTTCGGCTTCTTGCTCGATTTGTACGAGTTGCTGTGCTAGTTTGTTAGCTTTTTGCTCAGCTGCTATTTTGCCCTGTGCAGCAGCAGCTGCCTCAGCTTCAGCGCTAACACGTGCTTCTGCTTCTGATTTTGCTGCAAGATCAAGTGCTTGTCGTGCTTTTATTGCTTCTGTTGCTATTTTCTCAGCGTGCAATTTAGCTTGTTCAGCTTCTCGTGCAGCAATTTCTGCTTGCAGTTTTTCTTGCACTTGTGTTGCTAATTCAGCTTCAGTTTCGGTGCGTAACTGGATTTCCTCAAGTATCAAACGTTCGGCTTCTGCCCTGGCATTGGCTAGCGTGATTCTTTGTTTGTCTGTTTCAGCTTTGGCATGTGCCAGCGCTTCTGCCTTAGCTTCAGCTTCTGCTGCTGCTTGTGCGATCTTGAGTGCTTCTTCGTTTGCGTTTTTACGAGCAATCGCCGCTTCTGTGGCCTTTTGTTCTGCCAATTCCTTCTGTTGAGATTTTTCTAGAGCCAGTGTTTCTGCTTGTGCCCGTTGTCGTGCTTTTTCGGTAATTGCTTCTTCAGCTTGTATTTTTGCACGTAAGGCAGCAGCTGTTTCCTTTTCAGCTTGCAAGGCTTCTTCTATAGTTTGACGCAATCTTGCTTCCAGCTCTTGGCGTGCTTGTGCTTCCTGTGCAGCTAAAGTTTCAGCCTGGGCGCGTGCACGTGCTTCTTCAGCTGCAGCCGTTTCTGCCTTAATACGTGCTTCAGCTGCCAATCTGGCTTTGGCTTCTACACGTGCACGTGCTTCTGCTGTAACGCGTGCACGAGCTTCAGTTTCAATACGTTGTTTGGCTTCGTGAATAGCAATGTTTTCAGCCTCCAGATGTGATGGGGCACTCTTCTCTTCATCAGCCACATGTGGTACTTCTGCCTTAAAAGGGAGGGTATCCTGTGCATTATTTCCGCGGTTGGGAATTGCCTTGCCGGTATGGATCGGTATGACGTTGGGCTCAACTTCACCTTCCGGTTGGGGTGACATATTCAATATTGATTTGAGATGGGATTTGAATAACATGGGGATATTATTTATCAAGAGAAGTATGAAATGAAGAAATGAAGCATACCTTATCAATCACAATGTCATGATGATTAGTCAAAAAGAGAGAGAAAAGTCTATCTAATCCAAGAGACGTACGAGCAACTATTAATGTATTACAATAAAACTAGTGCATATCAGTGAGATTGCTGCTGGTTTCTGCAAGTGCACGCATGACATCAAAACTTGCTTGAAACATGCGCATGAGTACCGGTGTGAAATAGGGCAGTGCCCATGACATCACTAGCAGACCTATTCCTAGTGTGAGTGGAAAACCCACTGCAAAAATGTTTAGCTGTGGTGCAGCACGTGTGAGGATGCCCAACGCGAGGTTGGTAATGAGCAAAGCAGCTAATACTGGTAGCGCTAGATGTAACCCCAGTTTAAAGATTTCAGCACCCCAATTAACGATTGCTGTAAATGAGGTGCTCTCCATTCCATGCATACCTATTGGCAACGTGGTGAAACTGTGTACGAATATATCAATTACTTGCAGGTGACCATCGATGGCCAAAAACATCAATGTGGCAAGTAATCCGTAGAAACGGCCAACCAATTGGACCTGGCTGGATTGCTGAGGATCAAAAAAAGTAGCAAAACCCAGCCCCATCTGTAATCCTGTGATTTCACCCGTCATTTCCACTGCAGTAAAAATAATACGTATGGAAAAGCCGATAGCGAGTCCAATCACAATTTGTTGCAACAAGATAATCAACCCTACTCCAAATCCAGGTTCAACCATAGGCAGTGGCGGCAGTAGTGGAGCAACTATGAGCGTTATAAATATAGCCAATCCCAATCTGACCTGAATGGGAATACTACTACTGCCTAATAAGGGTGTAGCCGCAACAAATGCAAGAATTCTGGCTAGTGGCCAGATTAAAGTAACCAGCCAACTGTTGAGTTGTTCGGCAGTGATGCTGAACATGGGATAGTTGCTTTATTTATCCACCGTTGATAATCCAAGGAATGTTGGTGTAAAGCTTTTCGATATAATCCATCATGATTTGTAATATCCAGGGGCCAGCTAATGCTAAAGCAAGGAAGATTGCAAGTAACTTGGGAATAAATGAAAGCGTCATTTCGTTGATTTGTGTGGCTGCTTGAAAAATACTGACGATCAAGCCTGTCACCAGGGCAGCGCCTAATAGTGGTGCAGCAATCATAAAAGTAATTTCTAATGCTTGGCGACCAATTGTCATGGCTTGTTCGGGGCTCATAGCATATCTCCAGGTTAAGTGTAAAAGCTCTGAGTAAGTGATCCAATCAACAGATGCCAGCCATCTACTAGCACAAACAACATAAGTTTGAACGGCAGCGAGATAATCATGGGCGATAGCATCATCATCCCCATAGCCATTAATGTACTGGCGACAACCATATCAATAATCAGGAAAGGGATAAAAACAATAAATCCAATCTGAAAGGCTGTTTTTAGCTCACTGGTCACATAAGCGGGGACCAGAATTTTAAGTGGTACTTGATCAGGACTTTCTATCGCTTCGCTTTGGGCAATTTGCGCAAAGAGTGCAATATCGGTTTCGCGTGTTTGCTGTAGCATGAAGGTTCTTAAGGGCACACTTGCTGTTTCAAACGCTTCAATCATATTGATTTTTTCTTCGGAAAATGGCAGATAGGCTTCCGTATAAATCTTGTCAATTGTTGGAGCCATAATAAAAAAAGTCAGAAACAATGCCAGGCCGAGCAATACCTGATTGGGAGGAGAAGATTGAGTTCCCAGTGCTTGGCGCAGCAATGACAGCACAATGATGATGCGGGTAAAGCTAGACATCATCAACACAATAGCCGGCAAAAAAGTCAGCGAGGTAAGGAATAATAAGGTTTGCAGACTCAGTGAATAAGTTGCCTGCTCTCCTGTTGCTAAGGTGCTAGTGACAGCTGGAAAGCCTGCTTGCTGTGCATACACTGCATCAACGAAACCGATACTTAGTACCAGTAGAAAAATGCGATAACGGTTGAAGTGCTGCCAACTACTTGTTTTTTGCACAGATTGGCGTGTGTGTATTTGGGTGCACATGAGCTTGTTCCAGATTGGCTTGCAATTGTTCATTAAAATGACTGTGAGCAGAAGAAGAGTGCGTGGCTTCGTTGTCAGTTAGCGTTGCTTTGTTTGTTTGGTGTAGTAGGTTAACTTGCCCGGGAGCAACTCCCAGTACTAACCAAGTATCGTTAATTTCCGCGATGACAATCCTTTCTTTTTGACCAACACTAGCAGAGGAAACAATTTTCAATAAATTAGTGCGCTGCGTAGGGTATCCAATTTTTTTGAACAGCCAAGCAATAAGTATAATTACTGCCAGCACAATTAATAAGCCTGCCAGTAGCTGCAGCATACTCTCGACAGAAATAGGAGAAGCGAATTCACGGTTTAGGGTTGTTTCGGCGTGTGACCATCCGGGCAATCCTAACAAGCTGCTCATCCAAATAGTGATTTGGGCTTTGGACATGAGATTCTCCAGATGGAGTATTAGCGATTAAGCTTGCGAATGCGTTCACTGGGGGTAATGATGTCAGTCAGACGAATGCCAAATTTTTCGTTGACAACGACCACTTCACCCTGAGCAATCAAACAACCGTTGACGAGTACATCCATGGGTTCACCAGCCATGCCATTTAGCTCGATAACAGAGCCTTGTGCCAATTGCAGTAAGCTTTTGATAGCAATACGAGTGCGACCTAGTTCAACAGTGAGTTGGACTGGGATATCCAGGATCATGTCAATATCGTTATAAGTATCGTTGAGTACCTCGTTCTTGGAAAACTCTTCAAAAACAGGCGTTGATTTCGTCAATTCTTCGCTAGTAGCAGTATGTGTGACAGATTCAACTTCATCATCTGAAGCTTCGGGTATTTCGGATGGTTCAGATACCTCAGCAGCCTCAGATGTTACTCGTGTTTCAGATGTCTCGGATGTTTCAGGCGTTGCGGGAGAAGTAGCTTGATTTTCAGCTGCCTGTTGTTCTGCCATGGCGGCTTCCCAATCATCCGATTCAGTCTGTGGCTCAGTTAATATTGGTTCATTCATAGCTTGCTCCGGTATTCAGTGTTAGTGATTAATCAATATCAGTTGAGGTTCGTACGGTTTTAACTTTCAATGCGTAATGATTATTGAGAATGCCATAATGGCAATCCATGACAGGTACCCCATTTGCTGTCGCCACAACGGTATCCGGGATATCAAGTGCAATGACATCCCCTTTTTGCATGTTGAGAATTTGGTGCAATGTCACGCGAGATTCACCCAGATGGGCAATAATTTCTATTTCTGCCCTTTGTACCTGTTTAGTGAGTGATTTGAGCCAATTATTATCAACTTCTGCGTTTTCTTCCTGGATGTTATTGAGCAAGTCACGTATTGGTTCCAGGGTTGAGTAAGGAATGCAGATGTTGAATTCTCCGCGACTTCCACCCAGGTTGAGTTCGAAAGTACTGGCGACCACCATGTCGGTGGGCGTGACGATATTGGCAAATTGTGGATTCATCTCTGCGCGCGAATATTCACACTTGATTGGATGAAGGTTTTTCCAAGCTTCTTCATAATTCTCAAAAAACACATCCAACAAACGTCGAATAATACTTTGCTCAGTCAGAGTGAATTCACGCCCTTCCACCCGGGTGTGAAAACGACCATCCCCACCAAACATGTTGTCAACAATCAAAAATATTAGATTGGGATCAATTGTGATCAATGCAGATCCGCGTAATGGCTTAATGCTAATTATGTTAATGTTGGCGGGTATGATCAGTGAACGAGTAAATTCACTGTACTTAGTGATTTTTAGGGAATCGGTGGAAATATCTACTGCTCGCCGTAAAAAGTTATAAAGCCCTATCTGCAACATGTTGGCAAAGCGCGCATTGATAATTTCCAGCATAGGCATGCGCCCTTGCACAATCCGTTCTTGATTGGCCATGTCATAGGGACGGACACCTCCCTGCTGGATTGTTTCATTTTCTTGCTGGGTATTTGGCTGATGCTTGTTACCGCTGTCAAAATTTAACAGAGCATCGACTTCATCCTGAGTAAGAAAATTTTCGGCCATAATCTGTTAAATTTATTGAATAATAAAAGAGGTGAACAAAACATCCAGTATGTCGTCTTGTAATGCTTCGCTCTCAATTTTGGATTTGATGGCTTGTGCAATATCTTGGCTGAGCGTTTGTTTCCCTTCCAAGGTACTAATTTCGGAAGGTTTTTTGCTGGATAATAGTAATAAAATCTGATTGCGAATTTCAGGTTTATTGTCTTCTATGGCTGCGATTATTCCTGTTTCATTCACCTTGAGAGAGAGTTCCGTTTGTAAGAAACGGGATTTTCCTTGCTCAGTTTGCAGATTGACAGTAAAGGATTCCAGTCTAATAAAAGTAGTGGGTTTCTTTTGAACTACGGCACTTGATCCTGCACCGTGTTGTTGACTCATGAAATACCAGGTTCCTCCTA encodes the following:
- a CDS encoding acetylornithine aminotransferase; the encoded protein is MNTYAQLPVTFTKGEGVWLWDDQGNRYLDALSGIAVCGVGHCHPRLTKALCEQAATLVHTSNLYHIQNQEQLADRLADLSGLEKVFFCNSGAESNEAAIKLARLYGHNQGVELPTIIVMEHSFHGRTIATLTATANPKTRAGFGPLLTGFVRAPYDDLEAVNQVAATNKEVVAILLETYQGEGGVHFPQASYLQGLRKICDQNNWLLMLDEVQCGLGRSGKWFAFQHSNILPDVMTLAKGLGSGLPIGACLAGGKAANVFKPGNHASTFGGNPLACRAALTTLDIIEEEGLMANAVSVGNFIQEEFRKRLHAWQDVVKIRGQGMMIGIELPVPCGQLVSEALRRRLLINVTSDRVVRLLPALNMQRAEAEQIVAATAELIVQFLEHHKE
- a CDS encoding ornithine carbamoyltransferase, anabolic — encoded protein: MQIKHFLQFKDFDRQEYEYLFDRARWIKNEFKQYRRYWPLADRTLAMIFEKHSTRTRLSFEAGMHQLGGSAIYLSTRDTQLGRGESVEDAARVISRMVDIITVRTHGHEIIERFAENSRVPVINSLTDEYHPCQILADIFTFIEHRGSITGKTIAWIGDSNNMCNTWLQAAEIFDFNVHVSTPPGYEVEPERAGLYGTDHYEQFTSPHEAVKEADLVTTDVWTSMGFEAESAARKNDFADFCVDAEMMAGAKKEALFMHCLPAHRGEEVAAEVIDGPQSVVWDEAENRLHVQKALLEYLLLGEVNVR
- a CDS encoding argininosuccinate synthase, giving the protein MNKIKKAVLAFSGGLDTSVILKWLQDTYQCEVVTFTADIGQGEEIEPARAKALQFGVKEVFIEDLREEFVRDYVFPMFRANTIYEGEYLLGTSIARPLIAKRQVEIAQQTGADAVSHGATGKGNDQVRFELGYYALQPNIHVIAPWREWDLNSREKLLAYAEKQGIPIEMKKRQGSPYSMDANLLHISYEGRILEDPAVEPEESMWRWTVSPEAAPNEPEYLDLEYERGDIIALNGEKLSPATILTRLNQLGGKHGIGRLDLVENRYVGMKSRGCYETPGGTIMLRAHRAIESITLDREVAHLKDDLMPRYAALIYNGYWWSPERKLLQVLIDESQQHVNGHVRLKLYKGNVIVVGRDSQTDSLFDPEIATFEDDAGAYHQADAAGFIKLNALRMRIAKLHQRN
- a CDS encoding 2-succinyl-6-hydroxy-2, 4-cyclohexadiene-1-carboxylate synthase — translated: MKKFSEISWKYLSVPARPGRSNQKNRRLAYTDWGDPTNRHVVICVHGLTRNCRDFDFLAATLAQDFRVICVDLAGRGRSDWLERAKDYNAATTYLADMECVLKHLYQQTDHRCLYLYWAGVSMGGLVGMLLAARQRLPAVCQFRALVMSDIGPFVSADILSIFSITVGQDPRFHSLDELEAHMRHTALPDSALTEEQWQHMALYSAREYEDGTFGYRYDPTIASGFHTAHLKDLDLWAYWNKLDLPVLVLRGEKSGVLSPDIVKQMLHKPNVQLVELPGIGHAPMLMDAAQISLVRNFLLKFKDEGNVSTREV
- a CDS encoding flagellar biosynthetic protein FliP, with translation MCTQIHTRQSVQKTSSWQHFNRYRIFLLVLSIGFVDAVYAQQAGFPAVTSTLATGEQATYSLSLQTLLFLTSLTFLPAIVLMMSSFTRIIIVLSLLRQALGTQSSPPNQVLLGLALFLTFFIMAPTIDKIYTEAYLPFSEEKINMIEAFETASVPLRTFMLQQTRETDIALFAQIAQSEAIESPDQVPLKILVPAYVTSELKTAFQIGFIVFIPFLIIDMVVASTLMAMGMMMLSPMIISLPFKLMLFVLVDGWHLLIGSLTQSFYT
- a CDS encoding flagellar motor switch protein FliM, whose amino-acid sequence is MAENFLTQDEVDALLNFDSGNKHQPNTQQENETIQQGGVRPYDMANQERIVQGRMPMLEIINARFANMLQIGLYNFLRRAVDISTDSLKITKYSEFTRSLIIPANINIISIKPLRGSALITIDPNLIFLIVDNMFGGDGRFHTRVEGREFTLTEQSIIRRLLDVFFENYEEAWKNLHPIKCEYSRAEMNPQFANIVTPTDMVVASTFELNLGGSRGEFNICIPYSTLEPIRDLLNNIQEENAEVDNNWLKSLTKQVQRAEIEIIAHLGESRVTLHQILNMQKGDVIALDIPDTVVATANGVPVMDCHYGILNNHYALKVKTVRTSTDID